The Nitrospirota bacterium DNA window TTGAAGAACAGCCATTTTCTATCGCGCCTGACCCGCGCTACCTTTATATGAGCGGGCAGCACCGTGAGGCCCTCGCGCACCTGGTTTACGGGTTTAACAGTGACGGAGGTTTTGTCCTGCTTACAGGAGAGGTCGGCACGGGCAAGACAACGGTCTGCCGCTGCCTGCTTGAGCAGGTCCCTGACAACTCATCCATAGCTCTTGTCATCAACCCGAAACTGACTGTCAACGAATTGCTGGCAACGATATGTGATGAATTCGGAATTAAATACCCTTCAGGCAATACAAGTTTAAAAGTCTTTATTGACCTTATTAATGCATACCTGTTTGAAGCCCATGCAAAAAACAAAAAGGTCGTTCTTATCATTGACGAGGCCCAGAATCTGAGCGCTGAGGTGCTGGAGCAGTTGAGGCTGCTGACAAATCTCGAGACAAACAAGAGAAAACTGCTTCAGATAATCCTTCTTGGACAGCCCGAACTTCGCGACAAGCTCGGACAGCCTGAACTGCGGCAGCTTTCGCAAAGGATAATCGCCAGATACCACCTCGGCCCTCTTTCAAAAAAAGACCTGAGCGCATATATTACTCACCGCATCTCCGTCGCCGGACTGGAAGAGGAGCTTTTCCCTTCTTCAACAATTGACAGGCTGTACATCCTGAGCAGAGGTATCCCCCGCATTATTAATCTGTTGTGCGACAGGGCCCTATTAGGAACATTCACTCTGGGGAAACATAAGGTGAGCAGCAGGATACTTAACATAGCTGCCAAAGAAGTGCTGGAGACGCCGAAGTTCAAACATGGAATATCTCCGGTAGTGCTTGTCGCAGCCTTGACACTTACAGCATTCAGCCTTGTCTCCGCATCAGCATATTTTTACTATATGACTGCCAAAGGATCACCTGCCGTATCAGTAATATCTGATACAAAAGCCGCTGAAAAGATTATTGTGAATGTGCCTGAGAAGTTGAAATGGCCAAGCACCATCCCGATAAAACAAAGTAGAGAGACAGCTTACAGGTCATTATTCAGTGTATGGGGAATTACATACAGCAATGATAACAGCGCCCCACCCTGCCGGCAGGCGCAATCACAGGGCCTCAGATGCCTTAAGGGACTGGGTAATATAGAGAGCCTTCGTGCCTTGAACCTGCCTGTGATACTGACTCTTTTTAATGAGGCAGGCGAAGAATATTACGCAGCCCTCACATCACTCACAGAAGATACCGGTTTATTGAATGTTGGAGGCCGCAGCATTGAAACAGATGTAAAGGATATTGAATCACAGTGGCTTGGAGACTATATGCTGCTATGGAGAGCCCCGCCTGAATATAGAGATGATATAAAGCCGGGGGACAGGGGCGTTCAGGTAAAATGGCTTGATGCTCATCTGGCTTTGATCAAT harbors:
- a CDS encoding AAA family ATPase, with product MYNKYFGFEEQPFSIAPDPRYLYMSGQHREALAHLVYGFNSDGGFVLLTGEVGTGKTTVCRCLLEQVPDNSSIALVINPKLTVNELLATICDEFGIKYPSGNTSLKVFIDLINAYLFEAHAKNKKVVLIIDEAQNLSAEVLEQLRLLTNLETNKRKLLQIILLGQPELRDKLGQPELRQLSQRIIARYHLGPLSKKDLSAYITHRISVAGLEEELFPSSTIDRLYILSRGIPRIINLLCDRALLGTFTLGKHKVSSRILNIAAKEVLETPKFKHGISPVVLVAALTLTAFSLVSASAYFYYMTAKGSPAVSVISDTKAAEKIIVNVPEKLKWPSTIPIKQSRETAYRSLFSVWGITYSNDNSAPPCRQAQSQGLRCLKGLGNIESLRALNLPVILTLFNEAGEEYYAALTSLTEDTGLLNVGGRSIETDVKDIESQWLGDYMLLWRAPPEYRDDIKPGDRGVQVKWLDAHLALINNRKPVQGDVITYDNALVNELKKFQLAEGLVPDGIAGTQTILHIITATAEGIPALTGGIKQK